A portion of the Roseofilum capinflatum BLCC-M114 genome contains these proteins:
- the radA gene encoding DNA repair protein RadA: MAKSRTLYICNQCGAEFSQWFGKCSACNSWDSLIEQVSGPVTPTNNRLGLLNQEWRKDGGRSPTQSGQPRAAITLDAISDQAVLRMDSGFSELDRVLGGGIVQGSLVLIGGEPGIGKSTLLLQMANQLSQHYAVLYVSAEESGQQVKLRAARLGVGEEEEEEKPKLKHGFDAVIEPKPKGKKGEKSEEPQSNFYLLPETDLEEILRELEALKPRLAVIDSIQTIYFPSLSSAPGSVAQVRECTSALMQVAKRENITLFIVGHVTKDGSLAGPRVLEHLVDTVLYFEGDRFASHRLLRSMKNRFGATHEIGVFEMVAQGLAEVPNPSELFLGNRDEKVSGTCTIVACEGTRPIVVELQALVSPTSYGSPRRATTGVDNNRLLQILAVLEKRVGIPLSKLDTYVASAGGLGVEEPAADLGIAVSVVASFRDRLVDPRTVIIGEVGLGGQVRAVSQLELRLKEAAKLGFKRAIVPKGQSLPDLGLTILPVGRVLDAIVSAIPVQPPSENSPESELELDELDL; encoded by the coding sequence ATGGCTAAGTCTCGAACCCTCTACATTTGCAATCAATGTGGGGCAGAATTTTCCCAATGGTTCGGTAAATGCTCTGCTTGCAATAGTTGGGATTCGCTGATCGAACAGGTGAGCGGCCCGGTGACTCCCACGAACAACCGGTTGGGGTTGCTGAATCAGGAGTGGCGCAAGGATGGGGGGCGATCGCCGACCCAGAGCGGTCAACCTCGCGCTGCGATTACCCTGGATGCCATTTCCGATCAAGCGGTTTTACGGATGGATTCCGGGTTCTCGGAGTTAGACCGGGTACTCGGTGGCGGCATTGTGCAGGGGTCTTTGGTGCTGATTGGGGGAGAACCGGGGATCGGAAAATCGACGCTGCTGTTACAAATGGCTAATCAGCTCTCCCAACATTATGCGGTGTTATATGTATCTGCGGAAGAGTCGGGACAACAGGTAAAATTACGGGCAGCGCGGTTAGGAGTGGGGGAAGAGGAAGAAGAGGAGAAACCGAAACTCAAGCATGGATTTGATGCGGTCATCGAACCGAAGCCGAAGGGAAAGAAGGGAGAAAAGTCGGAGGAACCACAGTCAAATTTTTATCTATTACCGGAAACCGATTTAGAGGAAATTTTACGGGAGTTGGAAGCGCTCAAACCCCGTTTAGCGGTGATTGATAGTATTCAAACCATTTATTTTCCGTCTCTGTCGTCTGCTCCGGGTTCGGTGGCTCAGGTGCGCGAGTGTACTTCGGCGCTGATGCAGGTGGCGAAACGGGAAAATATTACGTTATTTATTGTCGGCCATGTGACGAAGGATGGCTCTTTGGCGGGGCCGAGGGTGTTGGAGCATTTAGTGGATACGGTATTGTATTTTGAGGGCGATCGCTTTGCATCTCATCGGTTGTTGCGCTCCATGAAAAATCGCTTTGGCGCAACCCATGAAATCGGCGTGTTTGAAATGGTCGCTCAAGGATTGGCAGAAGTACCGAATCCCTCGGAGTTGTTTTTGGGCAATCGGGATGAGAAGGTATCGGGAACTTGTACCATTGTCGCCTGCGAGGGGACGCGCCCGATTGTGGTGGAATTGCAAGCGCTGGTGAGTCCGACAAGCTACGGTTCCCCCCGTCGGGCTACCACTGGAGTAGATAATAATCGCTTGTTGCAGATTTTGGCGGTGTTGGAAAAGCGGGTAGGTATTCCTTTATCCAAGCTCGATACTTATGTGGCTTCTGCGGGGGGGTTAGGGGTAGAGGAACCCGCCGCAGATTTGGGGATTGCGGTGTCTGTGGTGGCTTCATTCCGCGATCGCCTCGTCGATCCGCGCACAGTGATTATTGGTGAGGTAGGTTTGGGGGGACAGGTGCGAGCAGTGTCGCAATTAGAACTGAGATTAAAGGAAGCCGCGAAGCTCGGCTTTAAGCGGGCGATCGTTCCCAAAGGGCAGTCTTTACCCGACTTAGGCTTAACCATTCTCCCGGTTGGGCGAGTTCTGGATGCGATCGTTTCTGCCATTCCCGTACAACCTCCCTCCGAAAATTCACCAGAGTCTGAATTGGAATTAGATGAATTAGACCTTTAA
- a CDS encoding element excision factor XisH family protein — translation MPQYDLYHHEVKNALSKDGWLITDDPYTLEYKGLRLYADLGAEKLLAAEKEERKIAIEIKVFNSISQITELQKAIGQYNMYQSILNRVSPERKLFLAISEEVYNDFFQKPAIQDIINDQKMYLMIFDPEQEVICQWLN, via the coding sequence ATGCCTCAATACGACCTCTATCATCATGAAGTTAAAAATGCATTGAGCAAAGATGGCTGGTTAATTACTGACGATCCTTACACTTTAGAGTATAAAGGACTTCGTTTATATGCGGACTTGGGAGCGGAAAAATTATTGGCGGCAGAGAAAGAAGAACGGAAAATTGCGATCGAGATTAAAGTTTTTAACAGTATTTCACAAATCACAGAACTACAAAAAGCTATAGGGCAGTACAATATGTATCAAAGTATATTAAACCGTGTTAGCCCAGAGCGAAAGCTATTTTTAGCGATTTCAGAGGAAGTGTATAACGATTTTTTTCAGAAACCAGCGATTCAAGATATTATCAACGATCAAAAGATGTACTTAATGATTTTCGATCCAGAACAGGAGGTGATTTGTCAATGGCTCAACTAG
- a CDS encoding XisI protein gives MAQLENKLEHYRQIIAQILQNHGQYKPSHGDLETLIVQDEIGNNYLLLDAGWDRTGRVHAVVFHLRILDNKIWIEVDGTEKGIALELMELGIPQEDIVLGFIRPKNRHVTNSVA, from the coding sequence ATGGCTCAACTAGAGAATAAGCTGGAGCATTATCGCCAAATTATTGCTCAGATTCTCCAAAATCACGGTCAATATAAACCGAGTCATGGAGACCTAGAAACGTTAATAGTTCAAGATGAAATTGGGAATAATTACTTATTACTCGATGCTGGATGGGATCGCACTGGACGGGTTCATGCAGTGGTTTTTCATCTGAGGATTCTTGATAATAAAATCTGGATTGAGGTAGATGGGACAGAAAAAGGAATTGCCTTAGAATTAATGGAGCTAGGCATTCCTCAAGAAGATATTGTTTTAGGATTTATTCGCCCCAAAAATCGCCATGTCACTAATTCTGTAGCGTAA
- a CDS encoding PIN domain-containing protein has product MVKVLFDTSILVSAFVVSHPHHQSCADWLNRAKIREIDGLVATHTLAETYSVLTRLPLRPRISAHLAQQLITENLERLETVPFAAKDYHAVMTNMVSLNLTGGSIYDALIAQAAIQQFSLLCGTS; this is encoded by the coding sequence TTGGTAAAAGTCCTGTTTGATACTTCTATCTTGGTGTCAGCGTTTGTAGTGAGCCATCCCCATCATCAATCCTGTGCTGATTGGCTCAATCGAGCAAAAATACGAGAAATTGATGGGCTTGTTGCTACCCATACTCTAGCAGAAACTTACTCTGTACTAACTCGTCTTCCCCTGAGACCGCGTATTTCTGCTCATTTAGCTCAACAGTTAATTACAGAAAACTTAGAGAGATTAGAAACGGTTCCTTTCGCAGCGAAAGACTATCATGCTGTGATGACAAACATGGTTAGTCTAAATTTGACTGGAGGTTCTATTTATGATGCATTGATCGCGCAAGCAGCTATACAGCAGTTTTCGCTGTTATGTGGGACATCTTGA
- a CDS encoding AbrB/MazE/SpoVT family DNA-binding domain-containing protein: MSVQMDEWGRIQVPQAVQEKLGLTIATSLHLEVQDGKIILTPIHEEANLSYEGSVLVVNSEKTDNLDIIHALREERIQEQMNW; encoded by the coding sequence ATGAGCGTTCAGATGGATGAATGGGGACGCATCCAAGTGCCCCAAGCCGTACAGGAAAAACTCGGTTTAACTATTGCCACCTCTCTGCATTTAGAAGTGCAAGATGGAAAGATTATCTTAACCCCAATTCACGAAGAAGCAAACCTTTCCTATGAAGGGAGCGTGCTAGTCGTGAACTCAGAAAAAACGGATAACCTTGATATTATCCATGCTTTGCGAGAGGAACGAATTCAGGAGCAAATGAATTGGTAA
- the brnA gene encoding type II toxin-antitoxin system BrnA family antitoxin has protein sequence MKAKTFDEKFDRGEEDIVEYLDLSQARRGELTQKRVNVDFPEWMIQALDREARRLGITRQSLIKVWIAERLEKVL, from the coding sequence ATGAAAGCTAAGACATTTGATGAAAAGTTTGACCGAGGAGAAGAAGATATTGTTGAATACCTCGATCTCAGTCAAGCACGACGGGGTGAGTTAACGCAAAAAAGGGTAAATGTTGATTTTCCAGAGTGGATGATTCAAGCACTCGATCGCGAAGCAAGACGGTTGGGAATCACCCGACAGTCCTTGATTAAAGTGTGGATTGCTGAACGCCTGGAAAAAGTATTGTAA
- a CDS encoding BrnT family toxin, whose protein sequence is MEFEFDQNKSESNRSKHGINFVEAQELWDDPERLEIPARTEDEPRFLVIGQIAGKCWSAIIAYRESKIRIISVRRSRKQEIELYES, encoded by the coding sequence ATGGAGTTTGAATTCGATCAAAACAAGAGTGAAAGCAATAGATCAAAACACGGGATTAATTTTGTAGAAGCCCAAGAACTTTGGGACGATCCAGAACGGTTAGAGATCCCAGCTCGCACAGAGGATGAGCCTCGCTTTTTAGTCATTGGGCAAATTGCAGGAAAATGCTGGTCAGCTATTATTGCTTACAGAGAGAGCAAAATACGCATCATCTCAGTTCGACGTTCACGAAAACAGGAGATAGAACTTTATGAAAGCTAA
- a CDS encoding NAD(P)H-quinone oxidoreductase subunit 4, with product MTDLPWLTIIILFPIAASLLLPIIPDEDGKTVRWYSLIVGLIDFAFIVYAFCTGYDLSNPDLQLVEKYAWVPQIDLNWSVGADGLSMPLIILTGFITTLAMLAAWPVTMKPKLFYFLMLAMYGGQIAVFAVQDMLLFFLVWELELIPVYLLLSIWGGKKRLYAATKFILYTAGGSLFILLVALAMAFYGDTVTFDMQAIAAKDYNLNLELFLYAGLFIAYAVKLPVFPLHTWLPDAHGEATAPVHMLLAGILLKMGGYALIRMNAGMLPDAHAVFAPILVILGVVNIVYAALTSFAQRNLKRKIAYSSISHMGFVLIGLGSFTNLGLSGAMLQMISHGLIGASLFFLVGATYDRTHTLMLDEMGGVGQKMRKMFAMWTACSMASLALPGMSGFVAELTVFIGFTTSDAYSSTFKVLVVFLAAVGVILTPIYLLSMLREICYGPENKELVEHEVLVDSEPREVFIIACLLVPIIGIGLYPKIVTQIYDPTTVEYTARLRNAVPTLVESSSVALEEVPAHLAQGMTAPQI from the coding sequence ATGACTGATTTACCTTGGTTAACGATCATTATTTTGTTTCCCATCGCGGCTTCTCTGCTGTTGCCGATTATTCCAGATGAGGACGGGAAAACAGTACGTTGGTACTCTCTGATTGTCGGACTGATTGACTTTGCCTTTATTGTCTATGCCTTCTGCACCGGCTATGACTTAAGTAACCCGGATTTGCAATTAGTCGAGAAATATGCTTGGGTTCCCCAAATTGACCTGAATTGGTCGGTGGGTGCAGATGGCTTATCCATGCCTCTGATTATTCTCACCGGCTTTATTACCACCTTGGCTATGTTAGCGGCTTGGCCAGTGACCATGAAGCCCAAGCTCTTCTACTTCCTGATGTTGGCCATGTATGGCGGACAAATTGCCGTTTTTGCAGTTCAGGATATGTTGCTCTTTTTCCTGGTTTGGGAATTGGAGTTAATTCCGGTTTATTTGCTGCTCTCGATTTGGGGCGGTAAAAAACGGCTGTATGCAGCGACTAAGTTTATCCTGTATACGGCTGGGGGTTCCCTGTTTATCCTGCTGGTGGCCTTGGCGATGGCGTTTTATGGGGATACCGTTACGTTTGATATGCAGGCGATCGCCGCTAAGGACTATAACCTAAACTTGGAACTATTCCTCTATGCTGGCCTCTTCATCGCCTACGCCGTCAAACTTCCCGTTTTCCCCCTCCATACCTGGCTACCAGATGCTCACGGTGAAGCCACCGCTCCCGTACACATGCTACTTGCCGGTATCCTCTTAAAAATGGGAGGCTATGCCCTCATCCGCATGAATGCTGGCATGTTACCCGATGCTCACGCTGTCTTTGCCCCCATTTTGGTCATCCTCGGCGTAGTTAACATCGTCTATGCAGCTCTCACGTCCTTTGCTCAACGGAACCTGAAGCGCAAAATCGCCTACTCTTCCATTTCCCACATGGGATTTGTTCTCATTGGCTTAGGCTCCTTCACCAACTTGGGACTCAGTGGCGCAATGCTACAAATGATTTCCCACGGCTTAATCGGAGCCAGTTTATTCTTCCTCGTTGGTGCAACCTATGACCGCACCCATACCCTAATGTTGGATGAAATGGGCGGAGTCGGTCAAAAGATGCGGAAGATGTTCGCCATGTGGACAGCTTGCTCCATGGCTTCCTTGGCACTGCCCGGTATGAGTGGTTTTGTGGCTGAGTTAACCGTATTTATCGGCTTTACCACCAGTGATGCCTACAGTTCCACCTTTAAGGTTCTGGTAGTCTTCCTGGCTGCTGTGGGTGTAATTTTAACCCCGATTTATCTGTTGTCCATGTTGCGAGAAATATGCTATGGCCCAGAAAACAAGGAGTTAGTCGAACATGAGGTGTTAGTAGACTCGGAACCCCGCGAGGTCTTTATCATTGCCTGCTTGTTGGTTCCCATTATCGGTATCGGACTCTATCCGAAAATTGTCACCCAAATTTACGATCCGACTACGGTGGAGTATACAGCTAGGTTACGCAATGCTGTCCCCACCTTGGTTGAATCTTCATCGGTGGCACTCGAAGAGGTTCCCGCTCACCTAGCTCAAGGGATGACGGCTCCTCAGATTTAA
- a CDS encoding NAD(P)H-quinone oxidoreductase subunit 5, translating to MEYLYEYAWLIPVLPLLGAMLVGLGLISFNKATNNLRQINAVVIVSLLGAAMVLSFALLWSQIQGHEVYTYTLDWASAGDFHLTMGYVIDPLTSVMLAIVTTVAFLVMIYTDGYMSHDSGYVRFYSYLSLFSSSMLGLVVSPNLLQVYVFWELVGMCSYLLIGFWYDRPAAAEACQKAFVVNRVGDFGLLLGILGLYWATGSFEFEAMGENLADLVSDGVISSALAGLFAILVFLGPVAKSAQFPLHVWLPDAMEGPTPISALIHAATMVAAGVFLVARMYPVFEHTPVAMDVIAWTGAFTAFLGATIAITQNDIKKGLAYSTVSQLGYMIMAMGIGAYSAGLFHLMTHAYFKAMLFLCSGSVIHGMEGVVGHDPVLAQDMRLMGGLRKYMPITSTTFLIGTLAICGIPPFAGFWSKDEILGNAFAANPLLWAIGWGTAGITAFYMFRMYFSTFEGEFRGNDEAIRELVRESAGVSGSAGHDDHHDDHGHDHAHSPHESPLSMTFALMTLAVPSVLVGWVGTPFANYFEAFIHAPGEAFDMAEAAAEFEWSEFLPMAGSSVGVGLIGITLASLMYLSRQIDPGAIAKSIQPLYQLSLNKWYFDEIYDSVFVMGMRRVARQVMEVDFRVVDGAVNLTGFVTLITGEGLKYFENGRAQFYALIVFGAVLGLVIFSGIG from the coding sequence ATGGAATACCTCTATGAATATGCCTGGTTAATCCCCGTACTGCCCTTATTGGGCGCGATGCTGGTTGGCCTGGGTTTAATATCTTTCAACAAAGCAACGAATAACTTACGACAAATCAATGCTGTGGTGATTGTATCCCTGTTAGGGGCTGCCATGGTGTTGTCCTTTGCCCTCTTGTGGAGCCAAATTCAAGGCCATGAAGTCTATACCTACACCTTAGACTGGGCATCGGCTGGCGATTTTCACCTCACCATGGGTTATGTGATCGATCCGCTCACGTCGGTGATGTTGGCGATCGTGACCACTGTGGCGTTCTTGGTGATGATCTACACCGATGGCTACATGAGCCACGATTCTGGCTATGTGCGCTTCTATTCTTATTTGAGCCTGTTTAGCTCATCGATGTTGGGGTTAGTCGTGAGTCCCAACCTGCTGCAAGTGTATGTATTTTGGGAATTGGTGGGCATGTGTTCCTACCTGCTGATCGGATTTTGGTACGATCGCCCCGCCGCCGCCGAAGCCTGTCAAAAAGCCTTTGTCGTCAACCGCGTCGGTGACTTTGGCCTCCTCCTCGGTATCCTCGGCCTCTATTGGGCGACCGGTAGCTTCGAGTTTGAAGCCATGGGTGAGAACCTAGCCGATTTAGTCTCAGACGGCGTGATATCGAGCGCTCTAGCCGGTCTATTCGCCATTTTGGTCTTTTTAGGCCCCGTCGCCAAATCAGCCCAGTTTCCGCTCCATGTGTGGCTTCCTGACGCGATGGAAGGCCCCACCCCCATTTCCGCCCTCATCCATGCTGCCACCATGGTCGCGGCTGGCGTGTTCTTAGTCGCTCGCATGTATCCCGTCTTCGAGCATACCCCCGTGGCCATGGATGTGATTGCCTGGACAGGAGCCTTTACCGCCTTCTTAGGGGCCACCATCGCCATCACCCAAAACGATATTAAGAAAGGATTAGCCTATTCCACAGTGTCCCAACTGGGCTACATGATTATGGCCATGGGCATCGGAGCCTACAGCGCTGGTTTATTCCACCTGATGACCCATGCTTACTTTAAGGCCATGCTCTTCCTCTGCTCCGGTTCCGTCATTCATGGCATGGAAGGAGTCGTTGGCCATGACCCCGTTTTAGCCCAAGATATGCGCTTAATGGGGGGCTTGCGGAAATATATGCCCATTACCTCCACCACCTTTTTAATCGGAACTCTGGCCATTTGTGGAATTCCTCCCTTTGCTGGATTCTGGTCAAAAGATGAAATTCTTGGCAATGCCTTTGCTGCCAATCCCCTACTGTGGGCCATTGGTTGGGGAACGGCTGGAATTACCGCCTTCTATATGTTCCGCATGTATTTCTCCACGTTTGAAGGAGAATTTAGGGGTAATGATGAAGCCATTCGCGAACTCGTCCGCGAGTCTGCGGGTGTTTCCGGTTCTGCGGGCCATGACGATCATCATGATGACCATGGCCATGATCATGCCCATAGTCCCCATGAATCTCCCCTCTCCATGACCTTTGCCCTGATGACGCTGGCGGTTCCTAGCGTGTTAGTGGGTTGGGTGGGCACACCCTTTGCTAACTATTTTGAAGCCTTTATCCATGCTCCCGGTGAAGCCTTCGATATGGCCGAAGCCGCAGCCGAGTTTGAATGGTCAGAATTTTTGCCCATGGCAGGCAGCTCGGTTGGTGTAGGGTTAATTGGCATTACCCTGGCCTCACTGATGTATCTGAGCCGTCAAATCGATCCAGGGGCGATCGCCAAATCCATTCAACCCCTGTATCAATTATCTCTCAACAAATGGTATTTTGACGAGATTTACGATTCCGTCTTTGTCATGGGAATGCGCCGGGTTGCTAGGCAAGTGATGGAAGTCGATTTCCGAGTCGTCGATGGTGCGGTAAACTTAACCGGGTTTGTTACCCTAATCACGGGTGAAGGTCTCAAATATTTTGAAAATGGTCGCGCCCAATTCTATGCTCTGATTGTCTTTGGCGCAGTTTTGGGATTAGTGATCTTCTCTGGAATTGGGTAA
- a CDS encoding ArnT family glycosyltransferase, which produces MGESLPTKRPKPFKPAIASTICLVWLISIGIIAFIWDLGGMGLVDETEPLFAEAARQMTVTGDWITPYFNGETRFDKPPLIYWAMALCYQAMGVNPWAVRLPSALAAIALGLFGFYTLRRFGRSPGATPPFAIAGCIGATAIMLNVQTIAWARMGVSDMLLSACMGAALFSFFFAYATPKRHGKQLWYQAFYIFCTLAVLTKGPVGIVLPGLIIVCFLTYMGNLKLVLGEMNLKAGLLLFFSLTLPWYILVTLANGWDYMNSFFGYHNIERFTRVVNNHSAPWYFYIPTLFVGFFPWSVYLPVALFKTRFWQRRAWLRQPRRQHLRMFAFFWLICILVFFTIAVTKLPSYILPVMPACGILVAFMWSEPEAAHSKRPNPGLFWSGVANIIICLALATLAPLAAPFLSNDPSMPNLGITLQESGFLLQLAWHYTILAIALFITLLGKWWRGLWTVNAIAFAAFMILLVTPITAIVDQQRQLPLRELAQTVTQTRQPSEPLVMVGFWKPSLTFYTQSTVIYADHSQKALVTLGNLIQNPETPNTILILGEPQTFTNMGFEPQQYQRLDQQGVYQLVRISKAEVIHTLNQNREQARVFIDN; this is translated from the coding sequence ATGGGGGAGTCGTTACCCACCAAGAGACCAAAACCCTTCAAACCGGCGATCGCCTCAACGATCTGCCTGGTTTGGCTGATCAGCATCGGTATTATCGCCTTTATCTGGGACTTAGGCGGTATGGGTTTGGTCGATGAAACTGAACCCCTGTTTGCCGAAGCAGCGCGGCAAATGACAGTTACGGGAGATTGGATCACACCCTATTTTAATGGCGAAACCCGATTTGATAAGCCGCCCCTGATCTATTGGGCCATGGCTCTGTGTTATCAGGCGATGGGAGTCAACCCTTGGGCGGTGCGTCTGCCTTCAGCTCTGGCGGCGATCGCCTTGGGCTTGTTTGGATTTTACACCCTACGCCGCTTCGGCCGCTCCCCAGGAGCCACCCCACCCTTTGCGATCGCCGGTTGCATTGGCGCAACCGCGATCATGCTCAATGTGCAAACCATTGCCTGGGCGCGGATGGGAGTCTCGGACATGCTCCTGAGTGCCTGCATGGGGGCTGCCCTATTTTCCTTCTTCTTTGCCTACGCCACCCCCAAGCGGCACGGCAAACAATTGTGGTATCAAGCCTTTTATATCTTCTGCACTCTGGCTGTCCTCACCAAAGGCCCCGTGGGTATCGTTTTGCCTGGTCTAATCATTGTCTGCTTTTTAACCTACATGGGCAACCTGAAACTGGTCTTAGGAGAAATGAACCTGAAGGCGGGTTTACTGCTGTTTTTCTCCCTAACTCTCCCTTGGTATATCCTGGTCACTTTGGCCAATGGTTGGGACTATATGAATTCGTTCTTTGGCTATCACAACATCGAGCGCTTTACCCGCGTCGTCAATAACCACTCTGCACCTTGGTATTTTTACATTCCCACCCTGTTCGTCGGCTTTTTTCCCTGGTCGGTGTATCTTCCTGTAGCTCTGTTCAAAACCCGATTTTGGCAGCGTCGCGCCTGGTTACGGCAACCCCGCAGGCAGCATCTACGGATGTTTGCATTCTTCTGGTTGATCTGCATTTTGGTCTTTTTTACCATTGCTGTGACCAAACTGCCTAGCTACATCCTCCCCGTAATGCCAGCTTGCGGCATTCTAGTCGCCTTCATGTGGAGCGAACCGGAAGCGGCTCACTCCAAACGCCCCAACCCTGGACTATTCTGGAGCGGTGTGGCCAATATCATTATCTGTTTAGCCCTAGCGACTCTTGCACCCTTGGCTGCTCCCTTCCTGAGTAACGATCCCTCCATGCCCAACTTAGGCATCACCTTACAAGAATCGGGTTTTCTCTTGCAATTGGCATGGCATTATACAATTCTGGCGATCGCCCTCTTCATCACCCTCCTGGGAAAATGGTGGCGCGGGTTATGGACTGTGAATGCGATCGCCTTTGCCGCCTTTATGATCCTTCTGGTTACCCCCATCACTGCGATCGTGGATCAACAGCGACAACTCCCCCTACGGGAACTCGCCCAAACCGTCACCCAAACCCGACAACCGAGCGAACCTCTGGTGATGGTCGGCTTCTGGAAACCCAGCCTCACCTTTTATACTCAAAGTACCGTCATTTATGCCGATCATTCTCAAAAAGCCCTCGTTACCCTCGGTAACCTGATCCAAAACCCGGAAACGCCTAACACAATCCTGATTTTAGGAGAACCACAAACCTTCACCAACATGGGATTTGAACCCCAACAGTACCAACGTTTGGATCAACAAGGCGTATATCAACTGGTGCGAATTAGCAAAGCAGAAGTGATTCATACCCTCAATCAGAACAGGGAACAAGCCCGTGTTTTCATTGATAATTGA